The following proteins come from a genomic window of Bradyrhizobium paxllaeri:
- a CDS encoding DUF805 domain-containing protein: MDYVWYLFSFQGRINRARYWLATLIILCWMIFLGALTIGLVVLFGGTAPKNLGYGFEDLFKVFDPASYRSLSLADLPGIFLNTAFSTLFMWVWLATSIKRLHDRDRSGWWVILFFTVPLYNKLVDLLPDDSYFLDAALPLGLIALAGCIWIFVELYFIKGSRKTNRFGPDPLASPPRPDTRPPWDQQREIEMVPHTASPPPVWRVKPGYE; this comes from the coding sequence ATGGACTACGTCTGGTATCTGTTCAGTTTTCAGGGCCGCATCAACCGCGCCCGGTACTGGCTGGCGACGCTGATCATCCTGTGCTGGATGATCTTCCTGGGCGCGCTGACGATCGGCCTTGTCGTCCTGTTCGGTGGCACCGCGCCGAAAAATCTCGGCTACGGCTTCGAAGATCTCTTCAAGGTCTTCGATCCTGCTTCCTATCGATCGCTTTCTCTGGCCGACCTGCCCGGAATTTTTCTCAATACGGCCTTCTCCACGCTGTTCATGTGGGTCTGGCTGGCCACCTCGATCAAACGCCTCCATGACCGCGACAGGAGCGGCTGGTGGGTGATTCTGTTTTTCACCGTTCCACTCTACAACAAGCTCGTCGATCTGCTTCCTGACGATTCCTATTTCTTGGATGCCGCCCTTCCGCTTGGCCTCATCGCCCTCGCTGGCTGCATCTGGATCTTCGTCGAATTGTACTTCATCAAGGGCTCCCGCAAGACCAACCGGTTCGGCCCCGATCCGCTGGCATCGCCGCCGCGGCCCGATACACGCCCGCCCTGGGACCAGCAGAGGGAAATCGAAATGGTGCCGCACACCGCTAGCCCGCCGCCGGTTTGGCGTGTTAAGCCGGGCTATGAATGA